The window CGGCCCCTTACCGTCGAGCCCGGCCGCAGCCTGTTCCAGGGCACGGTGTGGGTGGATCGGGAGATCTACTCGCGGGTGCGCACCCGGGCGGTGCAGGTGGGGCTCGAAGGGGACGTGCTCTCCAACGAGGAGACGGTCTACTTCAGTCCGGTCGACGCCGCCGGCGAGCCGGCACCCTGGTCGCGGGAGAGCTTCGTGCTGCCGTTGCGGACGGTGGGTCAGCAGACCCTGAGCCTGCTCAGCGCCACGGTGCCGGTGGAGCGGGAGACGGTGCTCACGAATCTGGCGCTCAACGGCGAGAGCTTTGAGCAGAATCTGGAGTCCGCCCGGGCCTCCGACTCCACCATGGTGCGGGACACGGACGCCGGGCTGCGCTATCTGCGCAAGGACGAGGACGGCGACCGGGTGGTGGAAGAGGAGCAGGAAACCGGCCGCCTCTTCGTTCTCGGCGGCGTGCTGTGGGACGAGTCGTTGGACTTCCCGCTGCCCTTGGCCGGGGTCAACTATCTGGATCTGGACTTCCGAGACTCCGGCAATCAGGTCAATGTCTTCTTTGCCGGCGCCTTCCTGGCCGCGAACTATTCCGATCCCAGCCTCTTCGGCAGCCGCTGGAACGGCGGGCTCAACGTCAATGGTTTCTTCATTCAGACCGGGGACGAGCTCTACCGCGACGGCCGGGAGGTTCCTGAAGAAGAGGTGGAGAGCACCAACGCCGCCGTCTCCTTCTTCCTCGGCCGGCCGCTGACCAATTTCCTCACCCTCGATCTCACCTACAGTCTGGGCCAGCGCTCCTACTCCCGCGCCGACGACACCGCCGACGGCTTCGTGCTGCCCCAGGACACCTTGACCCACACCGCCCAGGCGGAGCTCACCTACGCCCGCTCCGGCTATCGGCTGTACTTCAACGGCAGCTTCAACCAGCGCTCCGACTGGGAGTTCTGGGGGCTGCCGGGCAACGCTGAGTTCGATCCCGAGCAGGAGGACTATGTGCGTTGGAGGGTGGAGCTGGGCAAGACCTGGTGGTTCTCCAAGTTCCGCAACTTCAGCCTCTCCCTGGAGCACCTCAACGGCTCCGATCTGGACCGCTTCTCCAGCTATGACTTCGGCCTCTTCGGCGACTCGTCGGTGGGCGGCTACCAGAGCGGTCTGGTGCGCGCGGAGGAAGCCAGCGGCGTGCACTTCGAATATGGCATCAACGCCTTCGAGCTGCTGCGGGTAGAGGTCGACGGCGACGCGGTGTGGGCGAGCAACGAGGCCACCGGTCTAGAGGACGAGCTCCTCGCCGGCATCGGCCTCGGCGGCACCGTCACCCTGCCGTGGAATACGGTGATGAACTTCGAGGTGGGCACCGCCCTGGAGGGCCCCGGCGAAGGCGATGTCGCCGCTCGCATCGTGTTCCTCAAGCTCTTCCCGAGCAATGGGAAGAAGCGGTGGTGGAATTGAGGACTGGAGATTCCGGGGGTTGCACGTAAATACGTGCTACACTTTTTCTGTGAAAAGCACTCAGAACATCACTCTTGCTCTCCCGAAAGAGATGCTCAAGCGGGTCAAACACCTGGCGGTCGAACGAGATATGTCTGTTTCCGGCCTGCTGGCAGCAACGCTC of the Acidobacteriota bacterium genome contains:
- a CDS encoding CopG family transcriptional regulator, producing the protein MHVNTCYTFSVKSTQNITLALPKEMLKRVKHLAVERDMSVSGLLAATLEKLLEEDDSYQIARSRYSSQIAEGLDFGTEGVASWSRDSLHER